TGTGTAAACTCTCTTGGGTTCCACGTGTGAAACTCAATTAAGCCATTACGAATCGCTCGGCCTGTCACCCCATACTCAGTAATTGCGTCAAACATCTCAGGAAAAAGGCTTATCACCCCAATCCAGATTTTCTTATTGCTAAGCTTGTTTGTTGATACACTATTACTCAAGTTAGAAACCTGGGTCCCAGTCAACACAAATTTGTTTATCTTCAGCGCTGATCGAAAGTATAACTTGGTCCATTAAGTAAGGGATTAACCTTTCTTTCTTCCCAAAGCCATCTTTCAGATTAGCTTTAACAACCAGTACGTCGTTAGCGCCTGTTTCCATTATGTCGGAAACATGACCAAGGTCGTAGCCTTTGTCAGTAACTACTGCCATGCCGATTAGATCACGCCAATAAAACTCACCCTCGGGTAAGTCTGATAACGCATCTTCGCTAACAAATATTTCTGATCCAACTAGCTTTTGGGCTATATCACGATCATCAATACCTGCAACTTTAACAACAAGACCATTGTTATGTTTGCGCCAATCGGTAATTTCTACTGATTGAACTTTATTTCCTAATTTTAAAGACCAAGGAAAATAGTCTAGTATGGCTTCTTGGTCATCTGTGAATGAATGAATTTTCAACCAACCTTTGATACCGTAGACTGCGCCTACTTTACCTAAAGTGACATCTTTACCTATTACTTCCACAACAAACTCCTAAAACCTACCAAAGTTAATTAAGCTGCTTTTTGAGCATCTTTAACTAATTTGGCCACACGATCAGATACAGTTGCACCTTGACCAACCCAATGGTTGACACGGTCTAGGTCTAAACGTAATTTTTCCGCTTGACCTTGCGCTGTAGGGTTGAAGAAACCAACTTTCTCGATGAATCGACCATCGCGAGAGTTACGGCTATCTGCAACAACAACCTGATAGAATGGACGCTTCTTTGCGCCGCCACGAGCTAAACGAATGGTAACCATATCGTCCTCTATATAATTTAAGTGTTAAAACGAATTTTCCAGACATTTCCATCGCCTCAGCGACAGAAAAGCTCGCGTATTTTACGCTTTTCTGCTGACAAAGCAACCTAAAGCGAGTATTAGATGAATTATTTCGCAAATTAGTACCGTAACAATCAATATAACTATATAGTTCAACACCCACACTTTAGTAACTAAGCGCACATCATTTGCGCTGTAATTTGTCTTTTCTGACTGGATAAACGATGACTCAACTCGTAAATAATAGTGCAAAAGGATTAACGCTAGCCATGATCACGGCAATTATGTGGGGAATTTTACCGCTGGCGCTAAAATCTGTTTTGTTACTGATGGATGCTTATACCATTACTTGGTATCGTTTTGTGTTCGCCGCCTTTTTCGTCACCTTATTGTTATGTGCCAAAAATAAGATCCCCAGCTCAGCGCTAAAAAGTGTTAGTAGAATGAAACAACTGTTATTTGCAGCCATACTGCTGAGCTTAAACTACATTTTATATCTGATTTCATTGCATTATATACCAGCAGAAACCGCACAAATGCTAATTCAAATGGCCCCTTTCTTCATGTTACTTGGCAGTGTTGTTGTCTTGAAAGAACATTTTAGCCGTGGCCAAATGGTGGGTTCTTTGGTGCTTATTTCCGGTCTGGTGCTGTTTTTTAATCAGCAGTTTATTAATCATACGGGCCTTGATAATAGTGACTTTTTATTTGGCTTTATGATCATGTTTGGCGCGGCAGTCACTTGGGCTGCTTATGCAATCATTCAAAAGCAGATGTTGGGATATTACAGCTCAAACCAAATTATGTGGTGCATTTACTTATTAAGCTCAGTGTTCTTTTTACCGTTAGCCAGTCCTTCACAAATAACGTCATTAGATAATACGGCTTTGCTCTTGTTATTATTTTGCTGCGCAAACACGTTAATAGCCTATGGCACTTTTGCTAAGTCATTAGAATATTTGCCAACGGCAAAAGTCAGCGCGACTTTAGCCATAACACCACTACTGACTGTTGTTTTTGCTTCTATCGCAGAGCAAGTTTGGCCAAACACTTTCCAAGCACAGCATCTAAATATACTCGCTTATATTGGCGCGGGTTTGGTTGTTTGTGGCTCAATGTTAACCGCACTTGGTGACAGAATACTGAATAGAAAAAATATAAACATGGTGAAACACTATTTAGGGTTTAAAAATAATTGCGTTTAGATCAGCTATTATTTAGGTATGCACTGAAACCGATAAACATGCATTCAAATAATTAAATTAAACCGACAGAATGTAAAAAGGTAGCTATTAGCTACCTTTTTTATGTTAAAAAAATCAATGGCGATTAAATTAACGGCCAAACATACCACCGCCCATTCCGCCACCTGGTGGCATCATGCCCTTCATTGAGCGCATCATTTTTTGCATGCCGCCTTTACCTGACATTTTTTTCATCATTTTTTGCATTTGAGTAAATTGTTTCAATAACTTATTTACATCTTGTATTTGCGTGCCTGAACCTGCAGCAATACGACGTTTACGTGAGCCTTTGATCAGTTCAGGACGTTGACGTTCAGCTTTGGTCATAGAATTAATCATCGCTTCCATGCGGATAGTGACTTTATCATCCATTTGCCCTTTTACTTGTTCTGACATATTACCCATACCAGGTAACTTATCCATTAAACCCATCATGCCGCCCATACTTTTCATTTGTACGAGTTGGTCACGAAAGTCTTCTAAATCAAAACCTTTACCACTCTTAACTTTTTTAGCTAGCTTTTCGGCTTGCTTACGATCAACTTTTTGTTCTACTTCTTCAATTAAAGACAGTACATCACCCATCCCTAATATGCGTGAAGCTATTCTGTCTGGATGAAAAGGCTCTAGGGCTTCAATTTTCTCACCAACACCCATAAACTTGATTGGCTTGCCAGTAATATGGCGAATAGATAATGCTGCGCCACCGCGAGCATCACCATCAGTTTTGGTTAAGATAATACCCGTTAATGGTAAGGCATCATTAAATGCTTTAGCAGTATTGGCAGCATCTTGTCCTGTCATGGCGTCAACCGTGAAAAGGGTTTCGATTGGGTTAATAGCGGCATGTAATTGCTGAATTTCAGCCATCATTTCGCCGTCAATGTGCAAACGACCGGCGGTATCCACAATTACCACATCAAAAAAGTTTTTCTTTGCGTGGTCAATTGCAGCATTGGCAATATCAATGGGCTTTTGCTTAATATCACTTGGAAAGAAACCCACATTAATTTCAGTGGCCAACATTTCAAGTTGTTTTATTGCTGCTGGACGATAAACGTCAGCACTAACGACTAATACTTTTTTCTTTTCACGCACGGTTAAAAATTTAGCTAGTTTAGCAACAGAGGTAGTTTTACCCGCCCCTTGTAAACCCGCCATCAAGACAACAGCTGGTGGTGCAGTTTTTAAGTTAAGGGCTTCATTCACTTCACCCATTGCCGATTCAAGTTCTTTTTGAACTATTTTTACGAAAACTTGCCCTGGCGTTAAACTTTTAGAAACATCTTGCCCTACAGCACTCTCTTTGACTTTAGCAACAAACTCGCGAATAACCGGTAAGGCGACATCAGCTTCTAGCAATGCCATTCGCACTTCACGTAAAGTGTCTTTTATATTGTCGTCAGTTAGACGACCACGGCCACTGATATTTTTTAGTGATTTCGTTAAACGATCGGAAAGATTCTCAAACATAAAGGACTCAAATATTAACTTTGCGCAAAAAATTAGCTCTATTATACCCGTACAATTAATTAGCGAAAGTAGAAGTTATGCTTTTAAAGTAATCACTAAGCTATAAAGAAAGTATAAAACAGATATATCGGTTAATATCACTGCAAAATTTTATGATAAACTGCTGATATTCCGGCTACCTATTATGGGTTCGGTGAACACATATCACCTGTTCTACTTAACGATTACACAACGACTTAAACTGTTGATATAAAATAAACAATAGTTATGGTGTCTGATAGCTATTCTGCTAGAATCGCTATGTAAACTAGCGGATAAACAGTTTTTCATTTTTTCGGAGCATTTTGTGGAATTTTCAAGTATCACTGCATTTACTGCCTTTGTTTGTTACAGCGTAGCGACGATATCAATTTTATCTCGCTTGTTTCACCCGAAAGGCCCGAATATCATTATTACCTTAATTTTTGCTTCTTTAGCGATTATTTTTCATGTTTTAAGCAGTTCTCAGTTTTTAAATTCTCACAACCACCTTAACTTCTCATTGCCTAATGTCGTCTCTTTAGTCAGTTTAATTATTACTCTTGTTATTTCAGCTGTTGCATTGCGTTTTAAGGTGAATTTATTATTACCGGGTATTTATGGCTTTGCTGGCCTTTGGCAGCTCAGCATGATTTTTATCTCACCGGTGAGTAATTTAGAAATTGTTTCAGATAAAATCGCCATGCTAAGCCACATTACGCTAGCACTTATTGCGTATTGTATCCTTGTAATAGCGACACTATATGCCTTTCAAGTTGCTTATATTAATACCAAATTAAAGAGTAAAAACTTCCAAGCAGTTCATCATTTACCTCCCTTAATGCAAGTAGAACAACAGTTATTTATTATTTTGTTAATGGGTAGTATTTGTTTATTACTGAGCCAAGTTATTGGTTTTATATTTCTCGACGGTATGATTTCAAAAGAAAACGCGCATAAAACAATTTTATCATTAATCGCCTGTGTAATTTATTTCGTCACCTTATGGGGCATTTTAAATTAGGCTGGCGTGGTCAGCGCGTTCTAACATTAACGGTCATTGCGACCTTTTTACTTACATTGGCTTATTTTGGTAGCCGATTTGTGAAAGAATTTCTCTTATTATAAATTTTAGCGTATAAGTTAACTTTGTATTACTTTTCCGCTCTGGCGCTGTAATACTTATTATCATTAATATATAGGATCCCTTTTGGATAACATCTCTACCGATATGCTGTTTGTCGTGCTCGGCATTCTCATATTTATATCAGCCTATTTCTCAGGCTCTGAAACGGGCATGATGTCGATCAACCGATATCGATTAAAACACTTAGAAAAACAACATCACCGTGGCGCAAAACGGGTAAGTAAGTTACTTGCTAAACCTGATAAATTAATTGGCTTGATATTAATTGGTAATAATCTGGTCAATATCTTTGCGACCCTTATCACGGGTATTATTGCACAACGTTTATATGGCGATGCTGGAGTTTTTTACTCTGGGTTATTACTCACACTCGTTATATTAATATTTGCCGAAATCACACCAAAAACCTTAGCGGCTTTGTATCCAGAAAAAGTCGCTTTTCCAAGCTCATTTATTCTAACGATACTGCTAAAGCTGCTCTACCCTTTCGTTATTGCGGTAAATTGGATCACCAATGGCATATTAGCCATATTAGGCATAAGCTCTGAGCAAAGAGAGCAACACAGCTTGAGCTCTGAAGAATTACGTACAGTGGTTAATGAGTCTGGCGCGTTATTAAAGTCAAAAGATCAAGATATGTTAGTCGGTATTCTTGATTTAGAAAATGTGACTGTTGAAGATATTATGATCCCTCGTAATGAACTCGTCGGCATTGATATCAATAACGAATGGAAACGTATTCAAAAGCAACTCACTCAGTCAAATCATACTCGAGTATTACTATATCGTGACAACATTGACGATGTTGTGGGTTATGTTCATGTGCGTGATGCTTTACGTCTCGTATCGAAAGAACAATTTACCAAAGCAACCTTACTGCGTGCTGTGCGAGAAATTTACTTTATACCTGAGGGTACACCACTTAATGTGCAACTATTAAAGTTTCAACATGCGAAAGAGCGTCTTGGTTTAGTTGTAGATGAATATGGTGATATTCAAGGTTTAGTCACCTTAGAAGATATACTGGAAGAGATAGTGGGTGACTTTACTACCACTATGACACCTACCACCAGTGACGAAGTTAACATTCAACCTGATGGCAGTTATTTAGTTGATGGTAGCGCAACCGTACGCGACGTGAATAAAGAAATGACCTGGAGCTTTCCTACTGACGGGCCAAAAACTATAAATGGCTTAATATTAGAATACCTTGAAGATATTCCTGAGGCGAATCTAAGCGTAAGAATATCTGGTTATCCGCTTGAGATTATCGAAGTTAAAGACAATATGATCAAAACAGTTAGAATTTTACCCGATTTCTATGACGGTATTAATTCATAATAATATTGCGTTACTTATCTCTATAAAGGACAGTTCTGATTTAGTATCAGCGCTGTCTTTTTTTTATTCACACCTGCAGCAGAAACACCTCCTTAGCATCTCTAACAGTTTTAATACTGCTCCTGATTAGTCATAAAGCTAGCTGATATTTTTTGCTAGCAATACAAAAGCAGCGGCTTTGTTAGGGTTATTCGTATAACTACTCCTATGATTAATCGAAAGGTGATGCAGCCTGCCTTAAAACAGCCTAAAAAGTATCAGTTCTCTATTCTCTAATAAGGCATTCAAAACAGTGTACAGCCTGATCGTAAGCTTGGCACTGAAAGCATAATGTCAAACAGTAAATGTTTTATTGTGGATAGAAATAATTTGATGGGAAGTTAATAACAAAGTTATACACAGCTTTAGATCAGGGGATTAAGTTTCCACAATTTCTGTGGATAACAATTGCAAGCCCTATTGGAAAGCGACTTTGTATTTTGCAATCAATTTTTAGTAAAAAAAGGAAGTTTTTTATTAAATTTATGTTGCATATTTGCTAGCCCTTATTCACGTTGATTCCCCAAAAAATAATGTTTTTTTTATCAACTTTGGCAAGAACTATGCAGTAATAATTACTCTAATACTGGCTTTAAATTACCATTAGAAATTACTGATTTTGGAAACATCCATTGGGTCAAACGATTATCAAAGTGCCTGCCTTTGAAGTTTGCATTTGCTGATACATATTGGATGTCATATGTAACAGGGGTTCAACAGAAGTAGTAATAAGTGCAGTAATTAATTTATAAATGCGTGGTACTGATAAGTTATTTAGAATATAGAAAATTAAGACTTAGCCAAAGAGCAGATATTGATTATAGGTTGTAAGGAAGAGCCAACAGCGAGGAAGTGTCAAAAAGTAAGGAGCTTAAGAAAGCATATAAAATGAGAGGTATTAACTGGCATGCCTCTCATAAAGCTAAATATAAAGCGCTAGTCCTCAAAGAATAAGCGCCATAACCAGCCATGATCAAGCTCTTTTTCACAACTTTTTAGCTGGCTAGAATAACGTTTAGCACGGCTATCTACCTTTCGGGCAACCTTAGTTAACCAAGCTTTTTTCTTATATGTTTTACGCTTAAAACCACCCCAGCCCTCATGATAGTTTAAATATTGGCTGTAAGCGTCCCATTTAGATACTTTATTAATTTTTTGAGTTTT
The Colwellia sp. Arc7-D genome window above contains:
- a CDS encoding HlyC/CorC family transporter produces the protein MDNISTDMLFVVLGILIFISAYFSGSETGMMSINRYRLKHLEKQHHRGAKRVSKLLAKPDKLIGLILIGNNLVNIFATLITGIIAQRLYGDAGVFYSGLLLTLVILIFAEITPKTLAALYPEKVAFPSSFILTILLKLLYPFVIAVNWITNGILAILGISSEQREQHSLSSEELRTVVNESGALLKSKDQDMLVGILDLENVTVEDIMIPRNELVGIDINNEWKRIQKQLTQSNHTRVLLYRDNIDDVVGYVHVRDALRLVSKEQFTKATLLRAVREIYFIPEGTPLNVQLLKFQHAKERLGLVVDEYGDIQGLVTLEDILEEIVGDFTTTMTPTTSDEVNIQPDGSYLVDGSATVRDVNKEMTWSFPTDGPKTINGLILEYLEDIPEANLSVRISGYPLEIIEVKDNMIKTVRILPDFYDGINS
- the ffh gene encoding signal recognition particle protein; the protein is MFENLSDRLTKSLKNISGRGRLTDDNIKDTLREVRMALLEADVALPVIREFVAKVKESAVGQDVSKSLTPGQVFVKIVQKELESAMGEVNEALNLKTAPPAVVLMAGLQGAGKTTSVAKLAKFLTVREKKKVLVVSADVYRPAAIKQLEMLATEINVGFFPSDIKQKPIDIANAAIDHAKKNFFDVVIVDTAGRLHIDGEMMAEIQQLHAAINPIETLFTVDAMTGQDAANTAKAFNDALPLTGIILTKTDGDARGGAALSIRHITGKPIKFMGVGEKIEALEPFHPDRIASRILGMGDVLSLIEEVEQKVDRKQAEKLAKKVKSGKGFDLEDFRDQLVQMKSMGGMMGLMDKLPGMGNMSEQVKGQMDDKVTIRMEAMINSMTKAERQRPELIKGSRKRRIAAGSGTQIQDVNKLLKQFTQMQKMMKKMSGKGGMQKMMRSMKGMMPPGGGMGGGMFGR
- the ccsA gene encoding cytochrome c biogenesis protein CcsA, which encodes MEFSSITAFTAFVCYSVATISILSRLFHPKGPNIIITLIFASLAIIFHVLSSSQFLNSHNHLNFSLPNVVSLVSLIITLVISAVALRFKVNLLLPGIYGFAGLWQLSMIFISPVSNLEIVSDKIAMLSHITLALIAYCILVIATLYAFQVAYINTKLKSKNFQAVHHLPPLMQVEQQLFIILLMGSICLLLSQVIGFIFLDGMISKENAHKTILSLIACVIYFVTLWGILN
- a CDS encoding DMT family transporter, with protein sequence MTQLVNNSAKGLTLAMITAIMWGILPLALKSVLLLMDAYTITWYRFVFAAFFVTLLLCAKNKIPSSALKSVSRMKQLLFAAILLSLNYILYLISLHYIPAETAQMLIQMAPFFMLLGSVVVLKEHFSRGQMVGSLVLISGLVLFFNQQFINHTGLDNSDFLFGFMIMFGAAVTWAAYAIIQKQMLGYYSSNQIMWCIYLLSSVFFLPLASPSQITSLDNTALLLLLFCCANTLIAYGTFAKSLEYLPTAKVSATLAITPLLTVVFASIAEQVWPNTFQAQHLNILAYIGAGLVVCGSMLTALGDRILNRKNINMVKHYLGFKNNCV
- the rimM gene encoding ribosome maturation factor RimM (Essential for efficient processing of 16S rRNA), which encodes MGKDVTLGKVGAVYGIKGWLKIHSFTDDQEAILDYFPWSLKLGNKVQSVEITDWRKHNNGLVVKVAGIDDRDIAQKLVGSEIFVSEDALSDLPEGEFYWRDLIGMAVVTDKGYDLGHVSDIMETGANDVLVVKANLKDGFGKKERLIPYLMDQVILSISAEDKQICVDWDPGF
- the rpsP gene encoding 30S ribosomal protein S16 → MVTIRLARGGAKKRPFYQVVVADSRNSRDGRFIEKVGFFNPTAQGQAEKLRLDLDRVNHWVGQGATVSDRVAKLVKDAQKAA